In Numida meleagris isolate 19003 breed g44 Domestic line chromosome 3, NumMel1.0, whole genome shotgun sequence, the following are encoded in one genomic region:
- the PRSS35 gene encoding inactive serine protease 35 isoform X2, whose product MWPLPLARGSALPGTEQDFTWHLKKVPQIVTERTFSLDSPKFEAKPNLELNSVCGIECQRKLPVPSLSDLKDLLSYETIFENGTRTLTEVNVLGLMLDPAGNTTTHKSLRKKRQIYGTDSRFSIYDKRFMTNFPFNTAVKISTGCSGILISPKHVLTAAHCLHDGKDYVKGSKRLRVGLMRTKSRGDGRKRKGAKRSRREAPEAQEDPEVATGLRRRSKGGGRKQRRSGRKQGSSDGMPSFQWTRVKSTHIPKGWFKGVSGDIALDYDYAVLELKRPHKRKYMELGISPTIKMMPGSMIHFSGFDNDRSGQLVYRFCSISDESNDLFYQYCDAEPGSTGSGVYLRLKEPNKRKWKRKIIAVFSGHQWVDVNGEQQDYNVAVRITPLKYAQICFWIHGNDENCAQG is encoded by the coding sequence GAACTGAACAAGATTTTACCTGGCATTTAAAGAAGGTTCCCCAGATTGTGACCGAAAGAACTTTCTCCCTTGACAGCCCTAAATTTGAAGCAAAACCCAACTTAGAGCTGAACAGCGTATGTGGAATTGAATGTCAAAGGAAATTGCCAGTGCCCAGCTTGTCTGACTTGAAGGACCTCTTGTCCTATGAGACTATCTTTGAAAATGGCACACGGACCCTGACTGAAGTGAACGTCCTTGGACTGATGCTTGATCCAGCTGGAAACACGACGACACATAAGTCTTTGAGAAAGAAGAGGCAGATATACGGAACAGACAGTAGGTTCAGCATCTATGACAAGCGGTTTATGACCAACTTCCCGTTCAACACAGCTGTGAAGATCTCCACTGGCTGCAGCGGCATTCTCATTTCCCCCAAGCACGTGCTCACCGCTGCCCACTGTCTGCACGATGGCAAGGACTATGTTAAGGGCAGTAAAAGGCTGAGGGTGGGTCTGATGAGGACGAAGTCCAGAGGGGATGGCAGGAAACGCAAAGGTGCTAAAAGAAGTAGGAGAGAAGCCCCTGAGGCCCAAGAGGATCCTGAAGTTGCCACAGGACTAAGGAGACGGTCCAAAGGTGGtgggagaaagcagaggagatCTGGGAGGAAGCAGGGGAGCTCAGATGGCATGCCCTCCTTCCAGTGGACCAGAGTGAAGAGTACCCACATCCCAAAAGGCTGGTTTAAGGGTGTCTCAGGAGATATTGCCCTAGATTATGATTATGCTGTTCTCGAGCTCAAGCGTCCCCACAAAAGGAAATACATGGAGCTGGGAATCAGCCCGACCATCAAAATGATGCCTGGCAGTATGATCCACTTCTCAGGCTTTGACAATGACCGATCCGGGCAGCTGGTCTACAGATTTTGTAGCATTTCTGATGAGTCCAATGATCTCTTTTATCAGTACTGTGATGCTGAGCCTGGCTCCACTGGGTCTGGTGTCTATCTTCGTCTGAAGGAGCCGAACAAGAGGAAGTGGAAACGCAAGATCATTGCTGTATTTTCGGGCCACCAGTGGGTGGATGTCAACGGGGAACAGCAGGATTACAATGTAGCGGTAAGAATTACTCCTCTCAAATACGCCCAGATTTGCTTCTGGATACATGGGAATGATGAGAATTGCGCACAAGGCTGA
- the PRSS35 gene encoding inactive serine protease 35 isoform X1 gives MEHMLMLFIFFMPALCLANGTGTEQDFTWHLKKVPQIVTERTFSLDSPKFEAKPNLELNSVCGIECQRKLPVPSLSDLKDLLSYETIFENGTRTLTEVNVLGLMLDPAGNTTTHKSLRKKRQIYGTDSRFSIYDKRFMTNFPFNTAVKISTGCSGILISPKHVLTAAHCLHDGKDYVKGSKRLRVGLMRTKSRGDGRKRKGAKRSRREAPEAQEDPEVATGLRRRSKGGGRKQRRSGRKQGSSDGMPSFQWTRVKSTHIPKGWFKGVSGDIALDYDYAVLELKRPHKRKYMELGISPTIKMMPGSMIHFSGFDNDRSGQLVYRFCSISDESNDLFYQYCDAEPGSTGSGVYLRLKEPNKRKWKRKIIAVFSGHQWVDVNGEQQDYNVAVRITPLKYAQICFWIHGNDENCAQG, from the coding sequence ATGGAGCACATGTTAATGCTGTTCATATTTTTCATGCCTGCATTGTGTCTTGCTAATGGAACAGGAACTGAACAAGATTTTACCTGGCATTTAAAGAAGGTTCCCCAGATTGTGACCGAAAGAACTTTCTCCCTTGACAGCCCTAAATTTGAAGCAAAACCCAACTTAGAGCTGAACAGCGTATGTGGAATTGAATGTCAAAGGAAATTGCCAGTGCCCAGCTTGTCTGACTTGAAGGACCTCTTGTCCTATGAGACTATCTTTGAAAATGGCACACGGACCCTGACTGAAGTGAACGTCCTTGGACTGATGCTTGATCCAGCTGGAAACACGACGACACATAAGTCTTTGAGAAAGAAGAGGCAGATATACGGAACAGACAGTAGGTTCAGCATCTATGACAAGCGGTTTATGACCAACTTCCCGTTCAACACAGCTGTGAAGATCTCCACTGGCTGCAGCGGCATTCTCATTTCCCCCAAGCACGTGCTCACCGCTGCCCACTGTCTGCACGATGGCAAGGACTATGTTAAGGGCAGTAAAAGGCTGAGGGTGGGTCTGATGAGGACGAAGTCCAGAGGGGATGGCAGGAAACGCAAAGGTGCTAAAAGAAGTAGGAGAGAAGCCCCTGAGGCCCAAGAGGATCCTGAAGTTGCCACAGGACTAAGGAGACGGTCCAAAGGTGGtgggagaaagcagaggagatCTGGGAGGAAGCAGGGGAGCTCAGATGGCATGCCCTCCTTCCAGTGGACCAGAGTGAAGAGTACCCACATCCCAAAAGGCTGGTTTAAGGGTGTCTCAGGAGATATTGCCCTAGATTATGATTATGCTGTTCTCGAGCTCAAGCGTCCCCACAAAAGGAAATACATGGAGCTGGGAATCAGCCCGACCATCAAAATGATGCCTGGCAGTATGATCCACTTCTCAGGCTTTGACAATGACCGATCCGGGCAGCTGGTCTACAGATTTTGTAGCATTTCTGATGAGTCCAATGATCTCTTTTATCAGTACTGTGATGCTGAGCCTGGCTCCACTGGGTCTGGTGTCTATCTTCGTCTGAAGGAGCCGAACAAGAGGAAGTGGAAACGCAAGATCATTGCTGTATTTTCGGGCCACCAGTGGGTGGATGTCAACGGGGAACAGCAGGATTACAATGTAGCGGTAAGAATTACTCCTCTCAAATACGCCCAGATTTGCTTCTGGATACATGGGAATGATGAGAATTGCGCACAAGGCTGA